Sequence from the Aquimarina sp. Aq107 genome:
GGTACATCCTAGAATGAAAGAATTATATAAATTCTTTAAATACAATGGTAAACTTCAAGATATTGTAGATTTTGACCCTTCTATAATGGATATTTATTCTAGAGAAGTGCTTCAAAAAATTCAAGAAGGAGAACCTGGATGGGAAGAACAATTACCTGAACTTATTCCAGAAATGATAAAGGAAAATAATTTCTTTGGTTATAAAGAAACTGAAAAAGTACAATAAACAAATATTTAATTTTTTTATCGTAATAAATAATTACGGACTAATCATAAATAGAAGTATACTAGTATATATCGGTCATATCTAATTCTGAAAACTAAAATATTCTACTCTGCACAATAAATCACCACCTAAAATCAAGTGATTTATTGAGAGTAAAGAATATAAATGAAGAATACTCTTTATCATACAATAAATAAACCACTAAAGAATTTAAAACCTTTTTTTAGTAACCTATGCAACAAATATCAGTCACAACCAATCCCAAAATTGCATCGGTTTATGAAAAATATCCTGACTTAGTTAAGGATAAAATAATGGAGCTTCGTAATTTAATTATAGAAACAGCTAAAGAGATAGAAGACATACAAAGTATTGAAGAAACATTAAAATGGGGAGAACCAAGTTTTTTAGTAAAAAAAGGGAGTACAATAAGAATCAATTGGAAAAAGAGTACTCCAAATCAATATGGTATGTATTTTCAATGTACAAGTAAATTAATCACCACATTTAGAGTTTTATATAAAGACACCTTTCAATTCGAAGGAAATCGGGCGATAATTTTTCCTATGACATGTGATATTCCTAAAAAACAACTAAAAAACTGCATTACTGCTGCCTTAAACTACCACAAGGTAAAACATCTACCTACTTTAGGTATTTAAAAAAGAAAGGCATATGTACTTTTCAGTATATATGCCTTTAAAATCTTCTATGATATAATACTATATTAAAGAATTTGAGCAGCGTGATCCTTGGTTTTTATTTTAGTAATAACTTCAGTAAGAACCGAATTTTCGTCTATTACAAAAGTAGTTCTATGAATTCCATCATATTCTTTACCCATAAACTTCTTAGGCCCCCAAACATTAAAAGCTTCTATAACCTTCTTATCTTCATCCGCTAGTAATGGATAAGGTAATTCATATTTATTCTTGAAATTTTGTTGACGCTTTGCACTATCTGCACTAACACCAAGAATTTCATATCCTTGAGATTGAAACGTTTGATAATTATCTTTAAGATTACATGCCTCTGCTGTGCATCCTGGTGTGCTAGCTTTCGGGTAGAAAAAAACAACTAATTTTTTTCCTTTATAGTCTTCTAAACTAATAGTATTTCCATCTTGATCTAATGCCGAGAAATTAGGAGCTTTATCTCCTACTTTTAATGATGTCATTTTATTACAATTAAATTGAACACTTAAAAATTTAAGTTTGTTTAAAGTTTTTTGATAAAATTAAAACAAAAAAGACAATTCAGCGATAATTTTATTAAAAATTTAAGCTTTGATAAGTAAGAAATAAGCTCATAAATATTCATATTTTAGCAGAAAATAATTCTATTCATATGACTAAAAAGGAAAAGGTAGATTTTACTATCCAAACACTTAAGGAATTATATCCCAGAATACCAATTCCATTAGATCATAAAGATCCTTATACACTATTAATCGCTGTATTGATGAGCGCTCAAAGTACAGATGTTAGGGTTAATAAAATCACTCCTCTCCTATTTGAACGTGCAGATAATCCATACAGAATGGTACAATTATCTGTTGAAGAAATAAGAGAAATTATAAAACCTGTAGGA
This genomic interval carries:
- a CDS encoding DUF1801 domain-containing protein, whose translation is MQQISVTTNPKIASVYEKYPDLVKDKIMELRNLIIETAKEIEDIQSIEETLKWGEPSFLVKKGSTIRINWKKSTPNQYGMYFQCTSKLITTFRVLYKDTFQFEGNRAIIFPMTCDIPKKQLKNCITAALNYHKVKHLPTLGI
- the bcp gene encoding thioredoxin-dependent thiol peroxidase, producing the protein MTSLKVGDKAPNFSALDQDGNTISLEDYKGKKLVVFFYPKASTPGCTAEACNLKDNYQTFQSQGYEILGVSADSAKRQQNFKNKYELPYPLLADEDKKVIEAFNVWGPKKFMGKEYDGIHRTTFVIDENSVLTEVITKIKTKDHAAQIL